One Intestinimonas butyriciproducens genomic window, GGACCGGGAGATGGTCTATACCATCATCGATCGCCTGGTGGAACGCTCGGCCCGTTTGGTGTGCGCCAACTTGGCGGGAATCCTGCTCCAGACCGGTGCGGGTATGCGGATCCATCGGCCCGCCTGTATCGTGGCGGAGGGGTCCACCTTCTACAAAGGACATTTGTTCCGGGGCAAGCTGGAGCGGCTGTGCGCCGAATATATCACCGGACGGCTGGGCAGATATTATGCCTTCCGGCAGGTGGCGGATGCAAATCTGATCGGCACCGCCGCCGCGGCGCTCCTCAACCCGTGACATATGACAGAGCGGATGCTCCGAGAGAGAATGGAAAGGGGTTAAACAGGGATGAAGTCGGACATTGAGATCGCACAGGCAGCGGAAATGCTGCCCATCTCCCAGATCGCAGCCAAGGTGGGACTTGGCGGAGATATGCTGGAGTACTACGGCAAGTACAAGGCCAAGGTGGATACCTTGGCCCTGCGGGACCGGCCCAGAAAAGGCAGGCTGATTCTGGTGACCGCCATCAATCCTACGCCTGCCGGCGAAGGAAAGACCACCACCAGCGTAGGCTTGGCAGACGCCCTCACGCTGCTGGGAAAAAAGACAGTGCTGGCGCTGCGGGAGCCCTCTCTTGGCCCGGTGTTCGGCGTAAAGGGCGGGGCCGCCGGCGGCGGCTATGCCCAGGTGGTGCCCATGGAGGACATCAATCTCCATTTTACCGGAGACTTCCACGCCATCGGCGCGGCCAACAATCTGTTGGCCGCTATGCTGGACAACCATATTCAGCAGGGGAATGCACTGGATATCGATGTACGCCGCATCACCTGGAAGCGGTGCGTGGATATGAACGACCGCCAGCTCCGGAACATCGTCTGTGGGCTGGGCGGCAAGGTGAATGGTGTGCCCCGGGAGGACGGCTTTGATATCACAGTGGCCTCCGAGATCATGGCGGTGCTGTGTCTGGCCTCTGACCTCATGGATCTGAAGGCGCGGCTGGGCCGTATGGTGGTGGCGTACAACCGTGCGGGGGCGCCGGTATACTGTTCTGACTTGAAGGCGCAGGGGGCTATGACCGCCCTGCTGAAGGATGCCATCCGCCCCAATCTGGTCCAGACTCTGGAACATACGCCCGCCTTCATCCACGGTGGACCCTTTGCCAACATCGCCCACGGCTGTAACTCCGTTTCCGCCACAGATGCCGCTCTGAAGCTGGGGGACTATGTGGTTACGGAGGCGGGGTTCGGCGCGGACCTGGGCGCTGAGAAGTTCCTGGATATCAAGTGCCGCGCCGCCGGGCTCTCACCGGACGCGGTGGTCATTGTGGCCACCGTCCGCGCCCTCAAGCACCACGGTGGCTGCCCCAAAACCGAGCTGGGGAAAGAGAATCTTGAGGCCTTGGCACGCGGCCTGCCCAACCTGCTCAGGCACGTGGAGAATATTACAAAGGTATACGGTCTGCCCGCCGTTGTGGCCATCAACAAGTTTGAGAGCGATACGGACGCCGAGGTGCGGATGATTCGGGAGGCCTGCGGCAGATACGGCGTCCGGGTGGCCCTCTCCGAGGTGTGGGGCAAAGGCGGCGCCGGCGGCGTGGAGCTGGGGGAAGAGGTCCTGCGCATTCTGGAGGAGGGGGCGAAGCATTTTCGCTTCGCCTATGCCTCTGAGCTGACTCTGAAGGAGAAAATCGAGTCCGTGGCCCGGAAAATCTACGGCGCGGACGGCGTGGACTATGCCCCTGCTGCGGACAAGGAGCTCCAGCGCCTCACAGAGCTGGGCTATGGAACGCTTCCGGTATGTATGGCAAAGACGCAGTACTCTCTCTCCGACGATGCGGCCAAGCTGGGCGCTCCTGAGGGCTTCCGCATCACGGTACAAAAGGCCAAGGTGTCCGCCGGAGCGGGCTTTGTGGTCGTGCTCACCGGAGACATCATGACCATGCCCGGTCTGCCCAAGGTACCCGCGGCGGAGAACATCGATGTGGACGAAAATGGGAAAATCACGGGTCTGTTCTGAACTGGGCAGGTTCGCAAAGAGGGAGGCGGTGCTGTGCATCGCCTTCTTCTGTGCTGTAGTGTCCATGCTGTTTGTGCCGCCGGACCGGGCCTATTTGGGCTACCTGGATATAAGGGTGCTCGCGTTGCTGTTTTGTTTGATGCTGGTGGTGGCTGGATTGGAGGAGACTGGACTTTTCCAGGTCCTGGCCCAACGTCTGCTGGTCGGTCGGAAACGCTTCCGTATCCTCAGCCTGGCGCTGGTCCTGCTGCCCTTCTTTTCGAGCATGCTCATTACTAACGATGTGGCTTTGCTTACATTTGTCCCGTTTGCTATCCTGATGCTGGAGCTGATCGGACGGCAGGAACGTCTGGCGTATCTTGTTGTGCTTCAGACGGTAGCGGCAAACTTGGGCAGCATGGCCACACCGGTAGGAAATCCACAAAATCTGTTTCTCTGCTCCAAATTTGAGATTCCGATGGGGGATTTCTTCGCAGTCATGCTGCCGTTGACGGCGGTGAGCCTGCTGGGACTCTGCGCCGCGGCGCTCTGTGTCAGCGGCGAGGCGATTGAGGTGCAATTTTGTCAAGCACGCAGCATAGAGAACAAAGGGCTGTTATGGCTGATGCTG contains:
- a CDS encoding SLC13 family permease, which codes for MGKSRVCSELGRFAKREAVLCIAFFCAVVSMLFVPPDRAYLGYLDIRVLALLFCLMLVVAGLEETGLFQVLAQRLLVGRKRFRILSLALVLLPFFSSMLITNDVALLTFVPFAILMLELIGRQERLAYLVVLQTVAANLGSMATPVGNPQNLFLCSKFEIPMGDFFAVMLPLTAVSLLGLCAAALCVSGEAIEVQFCQARSIENKGLLWLMLVLFGLSLLSVFRVLPYGVLFAVVVLSALFCTRPLFLRVDYGLLATFVCFFLFSGNLGRIPAVRELLTGLLGSNTAMTAGLASQVISNVPAAVLLSGFTEDWRGLLVGTDVGGLGTPIASLASLISLKLYLRSQGARPGSYLGLFLVVNGVGILLMGVAAWLFR
- a CDS encoding formate--tetrahydrofolate ligase, with product MKSDIEIAQAAEMLPISQIAAKVGLGGDMLEYYGKYKAKVDTLALRDRPRKGRLILVTAINPTPAGEGKTTTSVGLADALTLLGKKTVLALREPSLGPVFGVKGGAAGGGYAQVVPMEDINLHFTGDFHAIGAANNLLAAMLDNHIQQGNALDIDVRRITWKRCVDMNDRQLRNIVCGLGGKVNGVPREDGFDITVASEIMAVLCLASDLMDLKARLGRMVVAYNRAGAPVYCSDLKAQGAMTALLKDAIRPNLVQTLEHTPAFIHGGPFANIAHGCNSVSATDAALKLGDYVVTEAGFGADLGAEKFLDIKCRAAGLSPDAVVIVATVRALKHHGGCPKTELGKENLEALARGLPNLLRHVENITKVYGLPAVVAINKFESDTDAEVRMIREACGRYGVRVALSEVWGKGGAGGVELGEEVLRILEEGAKHFRFAYASELTLKEKIESVARKIYGADGVDYAPAADKELQRLTELGYGTLPVCMAKTQYSLSDDAAKLGAPEGFRITVQKAKVSAGAGFVVVLTGDIMTMPGLPKVPAAENIDVDENGKITGLF